One region of Primulina tabacum isolate GXHZ01 chromosome 1, ASM2559414v2, whole genome shotgun sequence genomic DNA includes:
- the LOC142546470 gene encoding putative plastidic glucose transporter 2 translates to MRGRHTDIFTMHKRVSSKERLNFLEKDENLEQSHNWKDIGNPSWKRPLPYVVVATLSSFLFGYHLGVVNDTLESISLDLGFSGSTLAEGLVVSTCLGGAFIGSMFSGLIADGLGRRRSFQLCALPMIIGSSISATTSSLGGMLLGRFLVGTGMGVGPPVVAMYVSEVSPAFVRGTYGSFTQIATCLGLMTAFFIGIPAKSVLGWWRVCFWISAIPAVLLAFLMEFSAESPHWLLKRGKIADTEEELERLFGASHVKPAMAELCKSGIGDDMDTIKISELIHGRHFKVVFLGSVLFALQQLSGINAVFYFSSTVFRSAGVSSDIGNICVGVVNLSGSIVAMILMDRLGRKVLLIWSFLGMALAMSVQVIAASGFLQGSGNMYLSVAGMLLFVMTFSLGAGPVPGLLLSEIFPGRIRATAMAICMAVHWVINFFVGLLFLHLLEILGPKTLYTMFATVCLMAVAFVKKNVVETKGKSLQEIEMALLPVD, encoded by the exons ATGCGAGGGCGCCATACAGACATCTTCACGATGCACAAGCGTGTATCGTCAAAAGAACGTCTCAATTTCCTCGAGAAAGATGAAAATTTAG AGCAGTCGCACAATTGGAAAGATATTGGGAACCCTTCCTGGAAGCGGCCCTTGCCATATGTTGTGGTGGCAACTCTATCATCATTTTTGTTTGGCTACCATCTTGG GGTGGTGAATGACACATTGGAGAGCATTTCATTGGATCTTGGTTTCAGTGGTAGTACGTTGGCTGAAG GTCTGGTAGTGAGTACATGTCTAGGAGGTGCCTTTATTGGATCAATGTTCAGTGGTTTGATTGCTGATGGACTTGGTCGTAGAAGATCATTTCAATTATGTGCTTTACCGATGATTATTGGTTCTTCCATAAG TGCCACAACAAGTAGCCTAGGAGGTATGCTCCTAGGAAGGTTTTTGGTTGGAACTGGTATGGGTGTTGGTCCTCCTGTTGTAGCAATGTATGTATCAGAG GTTTCTCCAGCTTTTGTGAGGGGTACATACGGAAGCTTCACTCAGATTGCAACATGCCTTGGACTTATGACGGCATTCTTCATAGGGATTCCAGCAAAAAGTGTTCTTGGCTG GTGGAGAGTATGCTTCTGGATCTCTGCTATTCCTGCTGTGCTATTAGCTTTTTTGATGGAGTTCTCTGCTGAGTCTCCTCATTGGCTTTTGAAG AGAGGAAAAATAGCGGACACTGAAGAAGAACTCGAGAGGCTTTTTGGGGCTTCACATGTTAAACCTGCAATGGCAGAATTGTGCAAGTCAGGAATAGGTGATGACATGGATACAATAAAAATTTCTGAGTTGATTCACGGTCGTCATTTTAAAG TGGTATTCCTTGGGTCTGTCCTATTTGCTTTACAACAATTGTCGGGCATAAATGCTGTGTTCTACTTCTCATCAACTGTCTTCAGAAGTGCTGGAGTGTCCTCAGATATTGGAAATATATGCGTAGGTGTGGTAAATTTATCAG GATCTATTGTTGCAATGATTTTGATGGATAGATTAGGAAGGAAGGTGCTTTTGATTTGGAGTTTCTTGGGCATG GCATTGGCTATGAGTGTTCAAGTCATAGCAGCTAGTGGATTTTTACAAGGCTCAGGAAATATGTATCTTTCTGTTGCCGGCATGCTGCT GTTCGTCATGACTTTTTCCTTGGGCGCTGGACCTGTGCCTGGCCTCCTCCTTTCAGAGATTTTTCCAGGCCGAATTAGAGCGACTGCAATGGCTATTTGCATGGCCGTACATTGG gtgataaatttttttgttggttTGCTATTTCTGCATCTGCTGGAGATTCTGGGGCCAAAAACTTTGTATACAATGTTTGCTACCGTTTGCTTGATGGCAGTTGCCTTTGTAAAGAAGAACGTGGTGGAAACCAAAGGAAAGTCATTACAAGAAATTGAAATGGCACTTCTTCCTGTTGATTAA